Genomic window (Chlorocebus sabaeus isolate Y175 chromosome 4, mChlSab1.0.hap1, whole genome shotgun sequence):
AAAGGCACTTGAACAGTATTCCAGTATTATCTATGGGAGAAGGGTGGCCCAGTGAGAATCCCCGGTTTAGGCAGGTGGGCCTAGGCCAGGCTACAGGGTTTCAGCAAGGTGTCCCGGTGGTCGCCTGGAGACAGGTTGGGTTGACCCTGTGTCCCGGAATGAGTAGTGGGGCCTGGGTGAGGCCCGGCGGGTCAGGAGGCCTCCTGGGCAGTTGCGAGCTTCCTGAGACAGGGTGACTGTGACTGGGCCCAGACCCCAGGCGCTGGGGCCTGCTGGCGGGCAGGAAGTGGAGCGTGGGTGTGCAGCGGGCTGGGAAAGCCGATTCAGAGGCCAGGTTTCTGGGTCAGGGAGAAAGGGTCGCCCGCTGGTGGGGACTAGAGCGTCGATTTATGCACACAGGCTTGAAAGGCAAAAGAGAACGGAAGTTGGCGGTGGTGCTCAAAAGAAGCCCCCGAAAACCCTCCCGCACGGGCCCCCACGGACTGGCTacactgggaagtggaggctgcttCTCCCAGACTCTGCTCAGAAGATGAATGGCCGCCTGCTCTGGGGCTTCGGCTCCGCCTGAGCCCAGCCGGgtctggaaggaaggaaatgcaCCAGCCTCAGGTCTGGGTGGGTTGAGCCGATCCACTAGAGCCCAGGGGTGCTGGGCGTAGGTGGCTGGGCCCCTGGGCCCTGGCTGTCCTCTTCAGCCGGCTGAGCGCTCACACTGGCTGCGGCCAGGTCCCCGGGAATAGGTGAGGAAGGGACAAGCCGCCGCTGAATCCTCCCCTCTGGGGGTCTCGACTCCCCCTCCGAGCCCTTGGCCCGGCTGGGTTCGCGCCCTTCCTTCAGCCGGGCCTCATTACCTCGAGAGAGCGAGTTGTttgtaaacaataaataatggGAAGTAGGAGGATGCTCCGGGAGAAGCCAGAAAACTGGAaggagtgaggaggagggagggtgggagaggggaggaaggtgggtgggggaggggaggagctggaggagagggaaaggggtTGAGAGATTCATTTCTAGCGAGAAGCCCCGGTGGCTAGTTTCTTATTATTTACAGGAAGGTGATATTAGCGATTcaggtgagaaagaaataaacacgGTCTGCCGCGAAATCAATACAGAATTCAGAAACAATTATTAATGTCATTTGACtcgtgttctttatatatttctcgCGGCTACCGACGCTAAACTGTCTGAATAATTTGCATGGAGCGGCTATTCATTATTTCCGATGGTTTCCCTCTGCAAGCAGCTCGGACGTGGCCCGCTCCGGTCCAACGCGATCGGAGAACTCGTATTTTCGTCTGTAAATTAAAGCAATTACGCAGCAGATATTATATGATGTGTACTGTGGTCTCCAGATAGTCATCAATCACCTTCAACCGAGCTGTCAAAAGAGCGGGCAGATTTCGTTTCTGGGAGGCAGGCTTGCAGCTGGGGAGAGGGCGAGGACGTCATCATTAATTAGAGGGTGACCCTGGGGCGATTCACAGGTCTGAACCcaggaatctttctgagcaagTCTGCACAACGCTGCCCTGCACGGCTTCCTTCCCAACTTACCACGGGAGGCCGGCCCAGGGGGCGAGGGCAACAGGGGCGAGCGCCGGTCCCGCAGGGCGGTGGCGCAGAAGGCGGGGAGCCGGTTCGGGATGGCCTGGGCGCCCCCTTGCCGCCTGCTCACTGGCCTCCGCTTTGAATTTGGGCAAGGTCCCAGGGAGGGTACTGGCTGGGGGAGTCCTGGGGCGGGCCCTGGGTCCCCTCTCCCGATTGCTCCGTGCGCCCCGGCAGAAAACTGGGCAATACGGACAGGGGAGGGCGCCTTGGCCGGGCACCCAACGCCCCCTCCCTCGCAGCCAGCCCTGCGGGGCGCCGGGAGGGGCGAGCGTAGCGGGAGGGGCCGGGGCCTGGGTTGAGGAACCTGCTCTTCCGAGCGCGCAGGGCCGCCCGGCAGTCCCCGGCTTAGCCGCGAGGGGCAGGGGGAGGCCGGCGGAGCGCGGCGGGCGgaaaggggatgggggaggaaagTCCAGGAGGCGAGGCGGGGGCGGTGGGCTGAGCGGGGAACTTAAACGATCCGGGTGGAGAAGATGGGGCGTTCTCCGAGACACTTGGCTGTCCAGAGGTGCGAAGCCGGTGGGCGCGCGCCCGGGGCGGCCCTACAGCCCTCGGGCCACCAGTCTCAGGGTGTCGGGCTCTGACTAAGGCCCCGAAGCCCCACGCCCCTGAGGGCATTTTGACCGGCTCTTGCGGGCTCTCTTGCGGCCGCAGTGGGTTCTGAAAGTCCATTCCGGCGTAGGGTGGAAACCGAAGGGAGGCGTTGCAGATTCCCGATTAAACAATAGTGACGAGAGGCGCGGGGCGCCTGCGAGCCCCTTCCTGCCACTCGGAGCAGAGCGCGCGAGCGCAAGGCCGGGCCGGCCGTCTGCGCAGCGCCGGGCTAATTTTAACTGTTGATTACATCTTCAGCGTGTCCTTTCATAGGTCTCATTTGTAATTGAGACGAATGATTACAGTGGGGCAGGAAGGAGCAGCTGCTCATTAATTAATTTCTAATTAAAAGTGCCTCTCGTTCTCGGGTGACTAAAGAGAAACACCGTTCGCTGGGCGATATTGACTCGGATGGAATTCATTTACTAACGCCCGGAGGAATGGCCCCTCCGTCCACCGCGCGGCCGGGACTGTCCTGGCCCCTCCCGGCCTGAGCCGCCGGCGAGTGACCGGCCAGTCTGCGGCCAGGCCTGGCTGCGCGAGGTGGGGCTGACGTCAGAGCCTCCGCCGCTTCAAGCCGCGTACATCTGACCTGACGGGTTCGCGCgactcgtttttttttttttttttctttttcgtaaaatatgtatttctgtcGCCGCTGCGAGGCCACTCGGTCCCAGAGCCCCCTCGAGCCTCCGGAATGTGAAGTTAAAAGAATCGCTGCGGCCACCGCGGCTCACTTTGTTACCCGGTTAGGAAAGTTTGCGGAGCGCAGGGATGGACTAACCAGCTCTCCTGCTTCGCCCTCCCAGCACCTAAAAGCCTGCAGCCCCGGAGCAGTGGCCGCGCCACGCCGGCCCCAGAGCGCAGAACCCTGCAGGCCCCGCCCGTCCGCCCCGGGCCGCGCCCGCCATGTCCTACCCGCAGTTTGGATACCCCTACTCCTCGGCTCCCCAGGTAAGCGGAGCCCTGCCCCGCCCAGGCCCTCGCAGGTGCCTGCAGGGCGgatggggcgggggcggggacgGGGGGGGAGGGTGTCCGACCTACGACTGCCTGCGGCTTCCGAGCTAGCAAGGCCTGGGTCGCGCGCCCCTCACGCCCAACCCCTGCTCCCCAAACACCCGGGGGAAGGCCGAGGCGCTAAGAAGATCCGACGGGCCAGGCCCAGGTTCCCTGGTGTTTGACCCACAAGGCTCAGGCTGTGCCCCAGGGGAGTCCTAGGACCCCAAGGAGCCCTTAGGGAAGGAGGCTTGGCGGGCAAATGGCGTCAGAGGACTCGGAAATCCTCCCGGGAAGTGTCGGTGCTCGGCTGGGCCCCACGTGGTGGAGGAGGCCAGACGCGCGCAAGCTCGTGAAAAGGGGCGAGCGGCCTGGTGTGGACTACGGGAGGCCCCTGGGGACTCGGGGCACGCCGTCGTGGGCGGCGCATGGGATTGTCAAGGCCCAGGGCCCCAGCCTGCAGCCCGGTTTCCCGCCCTTCCTCGCGGCCTCTCTCTGCAGTTCTTGATGGCCACCAACTCCCTGAGCACGTGCTGCGAGTCCAGCGGCCGCACGCTGGCGGACTCCGGGCCCGCCGCCTCGGCCCAAGCGCCGGTCTACTGCCCGGTCTACGAGAGCCGGCTGCTGGCCACCGCGCGCCACGAGCTCAACTCGGCTGCGGCGCTGGGCGTCTACGGGGGTCCCTATGGCGGATCGCAGGGCTATGGCAACTACGTGACCTACGGCTCAGAGGCGTCCGCCTTCTACTCTCTGGTAAGGGGGGCATCCCTAGCCCTTGCCCTGCCCCTGGCCCTCGATTTGCCAAGCCCACTTTTCCCCCAGTAGGCGCACCAGTCTGGTCCCCGGACTGTCACAGCGGGGAGGCGCTCACCTTGGCTCCCTTCAACTTTGCGCCTCCCAGCCGGGACCCTCAgaaccccactcccacccactgGGACTGGGTGACCCGGCAGGTGGCCACTGCGTTTCTCGTTTTTGGTTCCCTGCTAAATCCTCGTCAGCTGGCAGATTCGATCTGCGTGTGTTCCCCTCTTCTTCCCTGCTGGTAGATTTCCCTCCCTCATTCCACGGCCCCATTCTCCTCTCCCCGCCTCCTTTACGCTCCTGGCCTCCCTCTTCCTGTCCTCCCAGCCCATCTCTGACTCACTCCTCCtatttccctcttcctccctctcccctgctttcgcccccctcctccttcctccccctccttgtTCCTCCCCTCCTtgctcctcccccacccctgctcctCCCCCACTTGCTCCTCCCATttatctcctccctcctcccctcctggctTCCATCCCCTCCCTCAGCagtccctcccctttccccatccCTTTTTCCTCCCCCTTTGAGTACCTCCCCAGGGCACCCCCAGCCGTTCCAATCCCCGCTCCTCCCAGCTGCCCCCTATTGCCAGCCCCCAGTTCTTTCTGGCTTCCCTCCACCTTCCTTCTACTCCACACCCACctttcccccccgccccccaccccccaccccgcgcCCACTACACACTGCCTCGGCAACTCAGAACATCCCCACTTCACGTCTGGGAGATCAGGTTTTAGAGCAAGGGGGAAATCAGCTCCTTCCTGCTGGGGCATAGGGCTGCCCGGGTATCCGTGCCAAGCCTTTGGGAGTTGGGGGGCTCCTAGGAGAGAGGCTGGAGCGGGGTCGCCTCCCCAGAAACTGCGACCCCAGATCCTTGGCTCCTACAGAACAGCTTTGACTCCAAGGACGGTTCGGGATCTGCACATGCGGGCCTGGCGCCCGCAGCCTACTACCCTTATGAGCCGGCTCTGGGCCAATACCCCTATGACAGGTGAGGACCCCACCCCTCCTAACCAGCGCTAGCCCCACGGGCCCTCTGCATTGTCAGCCACCAACTCCCCTCTACCATCACGCCCCCTTTCTGGCGGGAGGCAGGAAGAGAGACACTCCTAGGTCAGGGGTGACCTGACTCTGTGGTCTATGGGGTCCAGACTCCTGTCGAACCTGCTCCTGCACAGCCATGGTTAAAATGCTCCCCAgtctcccccatcccccacattGTTGGGCCCCAGAAGTCCTCGATGTGCCGCAGCTTTCAGGGAAGTCGAATCTGGAAGGCCTAGTTCACGGGGCAGCCGGCTCTGCAAACTCTGGGCACCTCCTTCCGAGTGTGCACACTGCCCCTACAGTGGGAACAGTGAGGAGCCCCTGGTGGCCCTCCTGGCTCTCCTGGCCCACTTTTGAACAGCATGCCCCACCTTCCTCGatgcaaccattaaaaatttATCCAAAGAAGGTACACTTAGGCCCCTTGGGTGCTTTCTTCTCCTGGGCAGTAATGACCCTTCCTGCCACAAGTGTTACATATCCGGGTATGGGCTCGCATGTCTATACCTTTTTATGGTTTGGGGATCAAAGGGGTAGGCGGTCATCCCCATAAAGGAATTGGCCTGGACCTCTCTGTCTTCGGAAGAAGTCCAGGCTCCCTGTAAGTTTAGTCAAATATGGTATTTGGCCTTTGGTCACAGAAGACAAGTGCCAGTGGGCAGCGGCACCCGGTTGGGGCTTGGGTCCTACCTAGGCCTTATGACCATGACCACAACCCCGACGGGGAAGCAAAGCCCATCCTGGCATGCCCCTGGCCGACCCCCTCCCCTATGCCCGCGATGCCCGGGGCCCAGAGGGCCCAGCCTGAGCCCATTGCAGAGCCTGTCTCCAGGTATGGAACCATGGACAGCGGCACGCGGCGCAAGAACGCCACGCGCGAGACCACCAGCACGCTCAAGGCCTGGCTGCAGGAGCACCGCAAGAACCCCTACCCCACCAAGGGCGAGAAGATCATGCTGGCCATCATCACCAAGATGACCCTCACGCAGGTCTCCACCTGGTTCGCCAACGCGCGCCGGCGCCTCAAGAAGGAGAACAAGATGACTTGGCCGCCGCGGAACAAGTGCGCAGACGAGAAGCGGCCCTACACGGAGggcgaggaggaggaggggggcgAGGAAGAGGCGCGGGAGGAGCCCCTAAAGAACTCCAAGAACGCAGGTGGGTTGGGAGGTTGTCTCTGGGGGCTGAAGCCCTGGGGGGCAGGCTGGGAGCTTCCTTTGCCTTCTCTGCAGTTCTAGGACGTCTTGGGGGTCCCAAACACGGAGCCCCATGCCTAGGAGGTCACCGTGCAAACCGGTTCCGCCTCAGGCTACCAATGTGTGGACTGTGGTGGTGACCCCTGAGCATTTAAAGGAATTCAAATCACGTTTTAAAATatcaggccgggtgcggcggctcaggcgtgtaatcccagcactttgggaggcagaggcgggtgaatcacgaggtcaggagatcgagaccaccctggctaacatggtgaaacctcgtctctactaaaaatacaaaaaattacccaggagtggtggtgggcgcctgtcgtcccagctactcgggaggttgaggcaggagaatggcgtgaaccctggaggcggagcttgcagtgagcccagacggcgccactgcactcaagcctggactacagcaagacaccgtctcaaaaaaaaaaaaattagacgacTCCCTCCCCCACTGGAGGCCCCTGTGCTGCCAGTTTGTGGCCTCGTGGCCTCTGGAGGAAATGGGAGACTGGAAGAAAGGCTCCGAGTGCTTTTCCTAGCGTCAGGATCAGGCCTCATAATGGTGAACAGAGACAGGGGGTCTGATTCACCTGCCACCTCTCTCCCTCCATTGGCCACGCATTCTCTCCCGCAGAGCCCGTGGGCAAAGAGGAGAAGGAGCTGGAGCTTAGTGACTTGGATGACTTCGACCCACTGGAAGCAGATCCCCCGGGGTGCGACCTGAAGCCGCCCTTCCAGTCCCTGGACAGCGGTCTGGAGCGCGTCCCCGCCGCGCCCGACGACCGGGTCAAGGAGGCCTCAGGCGCGCTCCGGATGCCTCTGGCCGCGGGTGGCGGAGCTGCTCTGGACGAGGACCTGGAGAGGGCCCGGAGCTGTCTCCGCAGCGCGGCGGCCGGGCCGGAGCCACTGCCGGGCGCAGAGGGCGGCCCACAGGTCTGCGAGGCCAAGCTGGGGTTTGGGCCGGCAGGGGCGTCGGCAGGCCTGGAGGCTAAGCCGCGCATCTGGTCCCTGGCCCACAcagccaccgccgccgccgccaccgccctGAGTCAGACTGAGTTTCCGTCGTGCATGCTCAAGCGCCAGGGTCCCGCTGCCCCTGCAGCTGTGTCCTCCGCGTCTGCCACGTCCCCGTCTGTGGCCCCTGCCCGCTCTGGTGCCCTGGACAGGCACCAGGACTCCCCGGTAACCAGTCTCAGAAACTGGGTGGACGGGGTCTTCCACGACCCCATCCTCAGGCACAGCACTTTGAACCAGGCCTGGGCCACCGCCAAGGGCGCCCTCCTGGACCCTGGGCCTCTGGGACGCTCGCTGGGGGCGGGCGCGAACGTGCTGACTGCACCCCTGGCCCGCGCCTTTCCGCCTGCCGCGCCCCAGGACGCCCCTGCTGCGGGCGCTGCCAGGGAGCTGCTCGCCCTGCCCAAGGCCGGCGGCAAACCCTTCTGCGCCTGATACGAGCGGGCCCCGAGCCCAGGGGGGAAGCCGCGCTCAGGCGGACTGCGCCGACTCTTTTTTTACTGAGCTTCCAGAGGACGACTAGCGCGGTCACCGCGAAGCCTCCAAGCCCCCGGAGAGGGAGTTTCTGAACTCGGACTCCTGGGAACATGGACAAGCCCGGGGCTGCCACGCCAGGGCCTCCACCGCCTGGGCCTGAGCCCGAGCCCGGCTGGACCATTCTCAAATTTGGGACGCGGAAGGAGCGGCTCTAGGAGCAGAAGAGGCCAGCCACCCTGAAGCGTAAAGTTTACGTCAAAAGTTTACATGGAGAAGGCGGTTCCGTTCTGAAGCGTGGTCTGCTGTCCCCTGGGCTTGAGGCATGCGGTGTTGGTTGTGAGgcctcctgggcctgtcaggcCTCCGATTTCATCCTCAGCACATAATGCTCACCAACAGCACTTGCACTGAGTTGACTCTTGCACACTCTTGACTCCATAATATGATGCTTTTTAAGATGTATGTTCACACCAATAATTGCCTGCTTCAGAGGCTAATATAACAAAACCAATAAAACCGAGTGACGGTGTTTGTATTGcaaaatgaacacatttaaaaCCAGGGGAGTTGAGAATTCCCGAGGGAAAGCCATGCTAATCCGGGAGGGAAGGAGTGGGGAGCAGGAACAGACCCAGACTCCACTCCCCAAAAGCAGCTGGCTCAACCCCAGACTTCAAGCCACTTTTAAAAGAACCGTGGCTGTAGAGTTTGACGGTTCTGCTAAGCTCCCTAATAGAAGTGGGTGTGAGACCCAAAACTCATACTTTCCATCACCCAGCTCCAGAAGTTTGAAAAAATAGAGATTTCTTTGATTAGattttaaactttctaaattcGCAGAACCGTGTCCTGGGGTGCGCGGGGGGCGTGGGAGCCCATCGTTGCTTTTCTCTGTTAGTGCCCTCTGCCCATCCTAAGCAGGAGTCTGGGCGGCCTCCACCCGTCTGCCGTCTCTGTCGCCTCCTAACCTCGGCTCTCCTCTTTCCGGGGACCCGCAGCTCCGCAATCAGCTCTGCTCGGAAAGCTGGCGAGCCGCGGCTCCGCGGGGGCAAATGCTCAGAGCTTCATAGGCCGCCGACCGGAGGCGGGACTGGGAGGAAGGGCCTCGGGGCAGGGCGGGAAGGGAGTGTGGAAGGAACCCGCGGAGCGCTCCGGAGCTAGGGGTGCCCGGCCGAGACGTGGCTACGCTCAGAAACCCCGGCTCCCCTCCCCATctccgcggcggcggcggcagctcCGCATCCCCAGCAGGCGCCTGGCCGGCTTGAGGCCCCTCCTCTCGCCCCTTCAATCCCCCCCCCAACCTTCCGCCCGAAGCCCGGCTGGGCTCATCAAAGGCCCAGGTGTCCCAAGGACTATGGGAGCGGCCCGGGGGCGGCGAGGAGGCGATCACAGGCCCTTGCCTGGGACAGGATAGCCGGATAGCCGGAGACGCCAGCCGGAGACGCGGGACTGACTGTCTTGCAGGCGGGCGGCCTTCGAGGGACTCACTAAGGCTGAGCTTTCCTCTAGGAGCCTGGGGCTGAACGGGTCCGGACTGCGGCCTCGTGGGGTCCTAACCCCGGGAAAGGCCCCGGGCGGACCTGGTGCCCTGGAAGGGGGGCCCCAGGGGCCTTACAGGAGTTCTGGAGAGAGTTCGCGCCTCCGAGGGAGAGGAACCGGGACCCCTGGGCCACCAAGGTCCCCCGCGTGGTGGGGCCTGCCCTGAACCCTGGCGGCAGGACCTGGACCGGGCCCTGAGGGGGAACCTTGGCCGCCGGACCCCGAGCCCCAGGCCCGCCCGGGCAGCCGCGCGTAATTGGATTGTATCCGGCCGCGCGCTGTCACCGTATTGACTTTCGCGCTCGAGATGATATTATCGAGGTTCGGAAGCTCGCCGCTGATGTGCCTGTCAAAAGGCTGCGGCGGGAGCCCCCGGCCTGGCGAGCGAGCATCAGCCAAGATAATTTGaagtgaaattttcattttgacaGTAAACCCCTCAATTTCTAAAGGCTCCGCGCTCCGAGAGCTCGCTGGCAGGGGGAGGCTTTGCAGAAAGCCCACGTCTTAGACTGAAAAGGGCAAAAGAACTCGAATTAGTTGTAATAGATAAAAGGGCAAAAATAAAGAGTCAAGGGTACTTGACAGTAATAGCGAAAGTGGAGTCTCGGGGGAGAGCGTTGAGGCCCTAGACTGGGGCGCGAGGAATTTTAATGTGGCCGAGGGCGGCTGCCCAggcgcccccaccccagccctagaCAAAGCCAGGCATTTTCCGCAAAAGCAAGGTTTCGCCTTGCGTCGCAGATAGGCGGGTAGGGGCTGCGGACTCTGAAAATCCAGGCTTGGACCCCGGCCTTACGCTCCCGGCTGCGGGCAGCCTGGCGGGGCTCCGCAGCCCCCAGAGCACGCATGGGTGGCGCAGGTTGGCGGGTCGGACTTGGTCTGGACTCTGGGTCCCTCTCCTGGGGAGGACCCAGGGCTCCTGCCGCCAGCCAAGCTTGCTGTCCTCGgtaccccagcccctccccatgGCCCTGGCCATCGAAATGCCGTCTCCCTGGAGCCCCCGGATCTTGGTGGAACTGGCTGACAAAGCTGGCTTATTTGAATAAGCTGCGAGATTGTGTGAAATAAAGACGTCAGGTGGGGAGGCCGATTCAGCCACATTCCAAGGGGACGCGCAGGAAATGGCACCCCCTCGCTGGAGCTGGGCTCTTCCCCCAAACCCTTCCCTTGGGGCACAGTCCGGCAGGTTTGCCTTAGGCACCCCCAGACACCCTCTGGCTGAtcttgtggggtggggaggtgtcCGGCAGGCCTATCCCGAAGTCAGGGcgcgggtgggggtgggggcgtcTGCAAAGAGGTGACCCGGAGGGGGTGAATTTTAGGTGTCTGAGTGGACGCGCCAGGGAGGTCGCTGCCAGTGGGGCGGGGGCGTGACAGGGAAGGGTCGGGGCGGGCGACTGCGCTCCCAGGGAGATTGTCAGCGAAGGGCTGGGAAGGCGCCGGGAGGCCGGCAGGCCCGGCGCGCTCAGTTATTCAGGCGTGGCGAATTCAAACACACCAAGGAGGGGATGCTAAATTAACGGCGCTCTTTACATAGAGCCCAAATAAAACTGTAATCAGCGGTGCGTTACTTTTCATTAAGCGAGTCTGACAGCAGCATATTCAGGCTCGACAAGGGAACAGGCGCAGGAAATATACGGCTCTCCCTGCCGCCCGGCCTAAGATAATTCCTTAAGCTCCATTAACAACTCTTAGCCGCAGGAAATGGGCTCCCGGAAAACGTCTCCAAATCTAAAAGCTTTATCGACCTCTCAAACCGCGGCtgatgattccattttttttttttcttttttcttttcctttttttttttttttaacttaagggAGAGACGTCCAGCAAAGTAATAGAGTTTGACACGACACCTTCTTAACtacagagagaggcagggaagccagcccttaaatgatatttaaaaggcAACCAATTAAGATTTAAAGTGGCCGTCTCCTGAGAGTATGCATGCGATGTACGCCACCTGCGTTTCCCTGGGCACGCCTGCTGCTGACAAGACAGCCCGGCCTCCCGTTCTCTCTCCGTCCCGGTCTCCCTCTCTCAGTCCCTCACCGTCTCCCCCCAACTCCactctgctctcctctctccctctcctctttctccccctctcccttaCTCTCTGTCTAGAATAATTtatctgtctctcttcctccctctctgtctctcccccccgccccccataAAGGGAATAGCAGAAGGCAGAGAAGTAGCCAGGTCCCCCCTGCTCCATCCCCTCCCCGTGCAAGGACCCTGCAGGTTTCCTGGTAGATGGGCAACCTGCCCCATCAGAGGAATGGCAGATTAAGGGAAATtgagccccacccccaccccatggaCATCTCGCTGGCCCACAGTTTCTCCATGACCTAGGCACCCCCACAGTGGTCTCTCACTGGGTTCAGGCCTTGCTCCCAGGCCTCCAGCATGGGGACAGAGCAGACGGGAGAGGGTGAAGTGGGGGTGGGGCAAGGGAAACAGTTAACAACAGAGAAGCTGGGAGCTGCCCTGAACCCCTGCACTTGGTGTGATTGAAGCAGGGGCTCCCCACCACCTCCTTACCCTTGCCACCTTCTTGCCAGCTTTTTGGGGTCCCTCTAGGGAAACCCTTGCTCTAGGAGCAGTCACATCCCTTTCCTTCTGTCACCTCCATGGAGGTGATGCCCACCTGGGAATTTTTTCCCATTGGAGCCACCAAATGGAAGGAACCAGAAAGCCCTTTACCCAGGGTCATGCTGTGAAGGGCAgccaggcccagagagggaaccACCACACCCTTTAATTTACCCCTGGGGAAGTCCCAGCTGGAAGGGACCTTGAACAGTGgggcagagggaag
Coding sequences:
- the IRX4 gene encoding iroquois-class homeodomain protein IRX-4 isoform X2, which produces MSYPQFGYPYSSAPQFLMATNSLSTCCESSGRTLADSGPAASAQAPVYCPVYESRLLATARHELNSAAALGVYGGPYGGSQGYGNYVTYGSEASAFYSLNSFDSKDGSGSAHAGLAPAAYYPYEPALGQYPYDRYGTMDSGTRRKNATRETTSTLKAWLQEHRKNPYPTKGEKIMLAIITKMTLTQVSTWFANARRRLKKENKMTWPPRNKCADEKRPYTEGEEEEGGEEEAREEPLKNSKNAEPVGKEEKELELSDLDDFDPLEADPPGCDLKPPFQSLDSGLERVPAAPDDRVKEASGALRMPLAAGGGAALDEDLERARSCLRSAAAGPEPLPGAEGGPQVCEAKLGFGPAGASAGLEAKPRIWSLAHTATAAAATALSQTEFPSCMLKRQGPAAPAAVSSASATSPSVAPARSGALDRHQDSPVTSLRNWVDGVFHDPILRHSTLNQAWATAKGALLDPGPLGRSLGAGANVLTAPLARAFPPAAPQDAPAAGAARELLALPKAGGKPFCA
- the IRX4 gene encoding iroquois-class homeodomain protein IRX-4 isoform X1 produces the protein MSYPQFGYPYSSAPQFLMATNSLSTCCESSGRTLADSGPAASAQAPVYCPVYESRLLATARHELNSAAALGVYGGPYGGSQGYGNYVTYGSEASAFYSLNSFDSKDGSGSAHAGLAPAAYYPYEPALGQYPYDRIKGVGGHPHKGIGLDLSVFGRSPGSLYGTMDSGTRRKNATRETTSTLKAWLQEHRKNPYPTKGEKIMLAIITKMTLTQVSTWFANARRRLKKENKMTWPPRNKCADEKRPYTEGEEEEGGEEEAREEPLKNSKNAEPVGKEEKELELSDLDDFDPLEADPPGCDLKPPFQSLDSGLERVPAAPDDRVKEASGALRMPLAAGGGAALDEDLERARSCLRSAAAGPEPLPGAEGGPQVCEAKLGFGPAGASAGLEAKPRIWSLAHTATAAAATALSQTEFPSCMLKRQGPAAPAAVSSASATSPSVAPARSGALDRHQDSPVTSLRNWVDGVFHDPILRHSTLNQAWATAKGALLDPGPLGRSLGAGANVLTAPLARAFPPAAPQDAPAAGAARELLALPKAGGKPFCA